A genome region from Cyanobacteriota bacterium includes the following:
- a CDS encoding ABC transporter permease subunit, producing VTFCLAYIAIVVSTRLTSLDPHLQEAALDLGATPFTAFVKVLLPELMPAIVSGCLLAFVLSMDDLLISSFTAGGGATTLPMEIFSRIRTGVKPDINALSVFLIISSGILGFIAEYLRYRSSQQRS from the coding sequence ATGTTACCTTTTGCCTGGCTTACATTGCGATCGTCGTCTCTACACGTCTCACAAGCTTAGATCCACACCTGCAAGAAGCAGCCCTAGACTTGGGAGCTACCCCCTTCACTGCTTTCGTCAAGGTTTTGCTACCAGAATTAATGCCGGCTATCGTCTCTGGGTGCTTATTAGCCTTTGTTTTGAGCATGGACGATCTGTTAATCTCTAGCTTCACGGCTGGGGGTGGCGCAACTACATTACCGATGGAAATCTTTAGCCGCATTCGCACCGGAGTAAAGCCTGATATTAACGCATTGAGTGTGTTTCTAATCATCTCTTCTGGAATTCTAGGCTTTATTGCTGAATATTTGCGATATAGAAGCAGTCAACAACGGAGCTAG